Part of the Pseudoalteromonas undina genome, GCAGAGTAAATAAGCATCCCATTTATTTATTCGATTCTATCGAGAAACAGCGTGAACTTTTATTTCAGCGCTACCTTACTAACTCGTTTGTAAACGACCCTTTTTATACTGAACTGGTTAGTAAAGCTGAGGAAGGAGTATTTCGGCTCGCTGATATAGCTCGTTATCAAGATGAACTGACCTTTAAGGCATATCAACAGCAGTTTTATACTCACACTGACTGGACTGATGAGCTAAGTATTTGTACTAATATAGGTAACGGTCGCTCGATTGTTATTTACCTTGGTTTATTATCCAATAACCAGCGCTTTAGTGCGTTGCAAAAGCAGCAATTAATAGCACATTTTAATTTAATAAAAGCACTGTGTAGCCAACATTGGGGTAGCCAAAAATTACTATTAAATCAATTTAATAGTTCAGTTACTGGGCAGCTTATAGAAAATGCCCTCACGTCATTTGCTAACCAACAACTCACTCAACGAGAGCATCAGGTTGCTTGTTTAATTGTGCAAGGTTGCGACTCCGCAGATATTGCTTCTCAGCTTGGGATCGCCCTAGGTACAGTTAAAAACCATCGTAAACGTATATATGCACAGTTAAACGTTGCTTCACTGAGTGAATTTTTTCGACTGTTTTTAAACCATTTAATGCTGACAAAATAAAGCGCGTTTATGTCCCTTTAGGGATATAGTGCACATCGCTGAGTTTAATTAGTATTTTTCTTATAGATAATTTTGAGAAATACGATGACAGCACATTTACTTAGCGACATTATGCAGCGTGGTTTAGTCTCTCAAGTGAGTAATATTGAGCAATTAACCCATAAGCTTAAAACTCCACAGGTGGTTTACTGTGGCTTCGATCCTACCGCAGGTAGCTTACACATAGGGCACTTAGTACCATTAATAATGCTAAAGCGTTTTATGGATGCAGGGCATCAAGGTGTGGCATTAATTGGGGGGGCTACAGGGTTGATTGGTGACCCGAGTTTTAAAGCCACTGAGCGTAGCCTAAATACTAAACAAACGGTGTCACAATGGGTGACAGCGCTTGCAAACCAAGTTGAAAGTGTACTTGGTCCGCATTTAAACAAGCCACTGCAGATAAAAAATAACGCTGACTGGTTTAGCTGTATTGATGTATTAGACTTTTTTCGTGATGTAGGTAAACACTTTTCAATTAATACCATGATCAACCGTGAATCAGTAAAACAACGTTTGCAACGTCCAGAGCAAGGATTGTCGTTTACTGAATTTAGTTACTCCTTATTGCAGTCGTATGACTTTGCTAAGCTCAATAGTGAGTTAAATTGTACTTTGCAGATAGGCGGTAACGATCAGTGGGGTAATATTGTCAGTGGAATTGATTTAACCCGCCGTTTAAACCAGCAAACAGTGTTTGGTTTAACACTGCCACTTATTACTAAGTCAGATGGTACAAAATTTGGAAAAACTGAGGGCGGTGCTATTTGGCTCGACCCTAAAAAAACCTCGCCGTATCGCTTTTATCAGTTTTGGTTAAATTGTGAAGATGCTGATGTGTATAACTTTTTGCGTTTTTATACTTTTTTATCAGTTAAAGAAATTGAGGCCATAGAAGCAAACGATAAGATAAGCGGCCAAAAGCCTCAAGCACAGCGCATTTTAGCTGAGCAATTAACCCGTTTTGTTCATGCTGAAGAAGGCTTGGCAAGTGCGCAGCGTATCACTGAGTTGTTATTTAATGGACAAGTACAAACCTTAAATTTAAATGATTTAGCACAATTAGAACAAGATGGCTTACCAGTAATAACCCTTACTGAAATTAATATAACCACCTCCGCGCTATTGGTTCTCAGTGGTTTAGCAAACTCTAAGCGTGCCGCAAGAGAACTGATAGCTGCAAACGCAGTAAAAATTAATGGTGAAACAATTTCGGCTGATCATAGTCAGTTAAATTTGGCATTGCATCAACGTTTTTGGTTAATACAGCGAGGTAAAAAACAATTTAGGTTAATTAAACTCAATTGAATTTCCCTCTAATGGTGATTTTTTATGTGGTTTTAGGGGTTATTCTTAATCCAAACTACTTAAGTTTTTTAAAAGTCTTCATTGTTTTTTCTCATTACAATAACGGTAATTAATAATTTAATTGCCGTTATTAATGTGTTTTGTAGGCATTTGTAAATCACTGTGAAATGCTAAGTTAAAAAGTAACTTTTTTAAGTGGCTGATAATAAAGTAACTTTGCTATCTGTTTTTAATAGCGCTGTGCGCACGAGTTGTTTCTTTGTATTAATCTCTTTACTCACTCAAGCACGTTAATCAAATTGAAATATTTCTGTAATATTTAGGTGTTCTAATGCGCTCTGAAACAAAAACGTCATCAAAATGCCATAATCGGTAAGACAAAAACTGAGATTTAAACATGAGTGAATCAAAGCGCAATACGCTATTAATAAAAACGCTTAACTGGGCTGCTATCGCCTTTTTAGTTTATTTAGTCCTGGTAGCCGTTGGCACTGTCAGTGGTGGTTTTAAATTAGCGTCGGGCGGTACCGAGGGAGCGAAAGAAATTTTTGCATTTGCAACCAACCCGTTTATTGCATTATTATTAGGTGCTTTGGCAACGGCTTTAGTGCAATCGTCATCAACGGTTACCTCAGTAATAGTGGGCCTTGTTGCTGGCGGTTTACCGTTAAGTATTGCTATTCCAATGGTGATGGGTGCAAATATTGGTACTACTATTACTAACACCTTAGTGTCTATTGGTCATATTCGCTCTAAAGAAGAGTTTCAACGTGCGTTTGCAGCATCAACGGTTCATGATTTCTTTAATTTATTTGCCGTTATTATATTTTTACCGCTTGAGATAATGTTTGGTTTGCTGCAAAAAATGTCAGCTGCTTTGTCGCATCTATTTATTGGTGATGCTGACTTATCATTAAAGAGCTACAACTTTATTAAACCACTTGTTAAACCTGCTGTGGGTGTAATAAAAGATGCATTTAGCTTCCTAGACACAAAAATGCTAGGTGCAGCGATGGTTATAGCAGGTATTTGTTTGATTTTATTTGCCGTAACTACATTAGGTAAACTACTTAAAAAAGCATTGGTTGGCACTGCAAAAGATATACTGCATGGTGCAATTGGGCGCGGGCCTATCGCAGGTATAACATCAGGTGCGGCGGTAACAGTTATGGTTCAGTCGTCATCAACTACCACGAGTTTAATGATCCCACTTGCGGGAAGTGGTGTGTTTACTACACGTCAAATATATCCATTTACGCTAGGCGCTAATATTGGTACAACCATTACCGCTTTATTAGCCGCCACATCAATTACAGGGCCTATGGCTGAAGTGGCGCTAACGATTGCTTTAGTACACGTTATGTTTAATGTATTTGCGGTTGCACTAATTTACGGAATTCCTGTACTACGTGAAATTCCGCTTAAGTTAGCCGAAAAGCTAGCCGAAATTGGTACAAAGAATAAATCAGCTGCATTAGGCTATGTGTTAGGGTCGTTCTTTGTGGTGCCAGGTCTAATTGTACTGGCCGTTAGATAAGCAAATAAATGAATAAAAAGAATGCGCTATATAGCTTATATAGCGCATTTTTTGTTTTACCATTGGTAACTTACAGACAGCATGGCATTACGCGGTTTTCCTGGGAAGTAACGATCGCCAGTAAAACTAGTGTAATCTGCGCGCTGTGCGTAAGCCGTGTTGGTTAGATTTATTATTCGCGCGCTGAGTAATAATTGTGGGCTAATTTGCCACTGGCCGCGCAAGCTTAAAATATCGTGCCCTTGATATTCATGTAAGTTTTCAGGGTCGGTAAAGTAGCGACTCACATAGTGCCATTGCAGCGCAAGGCTAATACTCTCGTTGGCTTGCCAATTAAAATCGATATTAGCAACTTTTCGAGGTGCGGTATCAATATCGTTCCCTTTAATATTAATACTGCCAATGATTTGCTCATTCGAATACGTATGCTTGGCATAAGTGCCTGCGAAATTAACCGATAAGTGCTGATTAAAGCTATGCGCTAACTCAAGCTCAATGCCGCGATGTCGAGTTTGGCCGTCATTAACAGTAAAAAAATCACTGTCGCGGTAGATGGTATTGTGCTTGCTCATCGCATAAGCCGACAAACCGTAGCGAGTATTGTTGTACACCCCTTTGATACCTAACTCAGCATTATTTGCTATTTCTGCATCTAAGTCGGCAGTACTTTGCTCGCGTTGTAATTGATAAAGCTCAGCTGCTTGTGGGGCTCTATAGCCTCTTGAAAAGTTAGCGTATAGTGTATTGTTAATATTAAGCTGATAGCTCACACCGAGTTTTGGCGAAAGATTACTAAAGCTGTTTTTAGTGCTCTCGGGGCGACTATAACGACAGCCACCAAAACCACATTTACTGCCATCTTCTTTCGTACGCCCTGTAAGCATATTGTTTTGATAGTTATATTGCATATGCTCATAACGTAGACCTGCAGTTATAAGCCAATTATTTAGCTGCCAATCAATAGCGGCAAATGGGGCATATAAGGTGGCATCGACTTGGTAATCGTAATGTTTACCTTGCGGCACTGTGGCCACTAAAAACGCAGAACCTTGAGTCGGTTTATCTTGGGTTTGTAAAAAATCGGCTTGGGTAAACTCACCATCAAAACCAAGCTTTAAGTTGGTATTGTCGTTCACATAATGCTGATAAAGCGATTGTAGACCAAACCCAGTTTGGCTATTTTTTTCAAGTGGTGTGCCGGGTAAAAAGTGTTTAAAAAAGTCCATACTTTGGTCACGAATATAAGGAGTAACAACTAGAGTGTTCTCTCCTAATTGCCAGCTTGCTTTACTCCAAGCCCTAAACGAGCGAGCTTTTCTAAAGGCGTCGGGATCAAAGTTTTGCTGTGCTATATCTTCATCTTTATAGCTTTGAAAACCGCTAATATAACCAGCAGTTTGTTGATCTAAATTAGTATACGTAAGCCCAGAAACTAAGCTTAAGTTGTCATTATTATAGCGATGGCGCACATTTATTTTTTGTTGCTTTACGCTTTCATCATCTCGATAACCGCTATCATCAGTAAAACTAGCATTAATACCTAGGCCTGAATTATCCATGGCATGGCCTGCACGTAATTTATAGCGAGCATAATCATAAGAGCCATAATCAAAGCCAAGTAAACCACCACCTTGCGTAGTATCAGGGGTAATAACGTTAATTACACCATGCACTGCATTAGAACCATAAAGTGCAGAACCTGGGCCTTTTAATACTTCAATGCGCTCTGCCATTTCGCTATGCGCTTCGAATAGTTCATTGATATTACAAAAACCAGCTGCACGAAGAGCTATGCCATCTTCTGCGGTTAAAACACCACCACAAGCGCCCGTTCCAGAAAGTACTTGCGAGCGCAGAGCCGGTAAATACTCTTGGCCATTCCCACGTTGGACATTGGCACCTGCAACGCGTTGTAGCGCTTCCTCTACATGGGTAGGAGCTATAAGCTCAAGCTGTGATTCACTTAATACACTGATCACCAGTGGTAATGGCGTGGAAAGCGCTTCACTACGCGATGCTGTGGTGGTGATACGTTCAATTGATTGCGCGGTATCTTCAGCACACGCACTATTAATTAAACCTAACTGACTGCATAACAATAACGGGGGTAAATAGTAATATTTCATAAATTCCAGCACATCGGCAATTTGATAAGTTTAGGGTAGGGGATTTTGTGAATTGGTTAAAGCACACTCAACCTATAAACCCGATAAGTAATCGATAAAACAATACAAAAAATGCCCGGAAAAACTAAAGTGAGCACTGAGTAATGTTTAAATAGTAATACACCCACCACTCCGCCGGCTAAAAAACCGGCAATAATTAATACAAAGACCAAGCATTTTCTATTGTCAAAAGCTTCTCCTTTTAGGGCTTTACCAAACATCAAACCCAGATCGGTAAAAATACCGGTTAAGTGAGTGGTTCGCACAACTGCGCCGCTGTAGTTAGTGGCTAAAGCATTTTGTAAGCCGCAGGCTGCAGAAGCGAGTGTAAGTGCGTAAGGGTAAGAATATTGAAGTAGCTGTGCGCTTAACAGCAGTAAAATACCCTCAATAAATAAGAGCGTATCGTAATGGCGGCCTAGCTTAAGTGAACCGCCTGAAAGCATTAAGCCTGTTAATGCCGAGCCAAATATAAAACTCAGTACAATCGCAATTAAAAATAACGCTGCCTTGATGTTGGTAGTAAGTTCAATAGCTAATGAAGTCACCGACCCTGAAACGTGAGAAATTGCTTGCTGTTCAAACCCTAATAAACCTACTGCGTTTACCATACCGGCAATAAAAGCGAGGGTAAACGCACCATATTCGACCCACTTAGGTAGTTTTGTAAACATCCTTTTAGCTCCGGTTTCAGTGTGTAGATTAATCATACACTTAATTAAAGTTAATAAATGAAAAGAGGCTATATTTTTAACATCACAAGCAAGTGATGATCGCTAAATTTAACTTTTGCGTATCAACCAAATTTGGAATTAATATGTTTAACCAAGAACAGCAATCACGCATTATAGAAATGGCATGGGAAGACAGAACGCCATTTGAAGCCATTGAAAATCTGTATGGGCTAAATTACTCTCAATTAGTTAATTTTATGCGGGAGCATATCTCTAGCGGGTCATTTAAAGTATGGCGTAAGCGCCATGCTGGGCGTAAAACTAAACACCTAAAGTTACGCGACCCCGCGATTATGCGCAGTCATTGTAAAACACAGTACAAGCAACGTTAATTTTTCTCATTTCATGTAATGTTCAGGCTTAGCCGTTAATACTCTTCAGTAATGATCACACTGGAGAATCGCCATGAAATCACTAATCAGTATTTTAGTAATGGTTTTTGCGCTAACGGCAACAAACGCATTTGCTGTACCACATAAAGACAAACATGCGAATAAACACGCAAACAAGCATCACTGGAAAAAGCAAAAATATAACCAATACAATAATAAAAAATGGCTTTCTAAGAAACAAGCCAAGCAGTTAATTCGTCAAGGGTGGACTCCACCAGGGTGGCACAGATCTTATCATCAAGGTGATATCCTTGGGCATGACATTTATAAGCGTGCTAGAGTAATAGACCGAGAAAGAGACACAGTGCGAGTTGAAGTTGATCGCACTATTATTCACTTAGTGCACGACACTCGTGAAATACTCTCTATTTTACAGCGCTATTAGGATTTATAAATGCTCACTGTATTGGTCATAGTTACTGGCTTGTTGTTATTAATAACGTTATTACCCCTGTCATACAGTCAGCATTACTTGATACGTAGTTGCGACTTTGTGCGCTTGCAGGTGTGCTACCTAGCAAGCGCTATCGTTATAGCGGCTCTGATAGGTATGTGGCAAAGCGACTATATTACATATCCGTTATTAGTCACTGTCGCTTTAGTTATTTTAGCGCTTCAAGCTAAGTGGATTTATCCCTACACTTGGTTTGCTAAAAAAGAAGTATTAACAGCGCCAAAAAGTAGTGAGCATAGCATCAGAATTTTATCCGCTAATGTACTGATGTCGAATCGACATAGTGAGCAGTTAATTAACTTAGTCGATAAATATCAGCCCGATTTACTTATCACCTTAGAAAGCGATAGTTGGTGGCAAGATAAATTGTCCGTGCTTAAAAAAAACTACCCTTATCAAATACAGTGCCCAAAAGATAACCGCTACGGCATGCATGTATTTAGTAAATTTAACATACTCGATGCACAAATTTGTGCACTTATAGAAGATGACATTCCTTCTATTCATATTTTATTTGAAAACCACCAAGGGTTAAAAATGCAGGGGCATTTTATTCATCCCGCGCCACCAAGCCCAACCGA contains:
- a CDS encoding Na/Pi symporter, producing MSESKRNTLLIKTLNWAAIAFLVYLVLVAVGTVSGGFKLASGGTEGAKEIFAFATNPFIALLLGALATALVQSSSTVTSVIVGLVAGGLPLSIAIPMVMGANIGTTITNTLVSIGHIRSKEEFQRAFAASTVHDFFNLFAVIIFLPLEIMFGLLQKMSAALSHLFIGDADLSLKSYNFIKPLVKPAVGVIKDAFSFLDTKMLGAAMVIAGICLILFAVTTLGKLLKKALVGTAKDILHGAIGRGPIAGITSGAAVTVMVQSSSTTTSLMIPLAGSGVFTTRQIYPFTLGANIGTTITALLAATSITGPMAEVALTIALVHVMFNVFAVALIYGIPVLREIPLKLAEKLAEIGTKNKSAALGYVLGSFFVVPGLIVLAVR
- a CDS encoding TonB-dependent receptor — translated: MKYYYLPPLLLCSQLGLINSACAEDTAQSIERITTTASRSEALSTPLPLVISVLSESQLELIAPTHVEEALQRVAGANVQRGNGQEYLPALRSQVLSGTGACGGVLTAEDGIALRAAGFCNINELFEAHSEMAERIEVLKGPGSALYGSNAVHGVINVITPDTTQGGGLLGFDYGSYDYARYKLRAGHAMDNSGLGINASFTDDSGYRDDESVKQQKINVRHRYNNDNLSLVSGLTYTNLDQQTAGYISGFQSYKDEDIAQQNFDPDAFRKARSFRAWSKASWQLGENTLVVTPYIRDQSMDFFKHFLPGTPLEKNSQTGFGLQSLYQHYVNDNTNLKLGFDGEFTQADFLQTQDKPTQGSAFLVATVPQGKHYDYQVDATLYAPFAAIDWQLNNWLITAGLRYEHMQYNYQNNMLTGRTKEDGSKCGFGGCRYSRPESTKNSFSNLSPKLGVSYQLNINNTLYANFSRGYRAPQAAELYQLQREQSTADLDAEIANNAELGIKGVYNNTRYGLSAYAMSKHNTIYRDSDFFTVNDGQTRHRGIELELAHSFNQHLSVNFAGTYAKHTYSNEQIIGSINIKGNDIDTAPRKVANIDFNWQANESISLALQWHYVSRYFTDPENLHEYQGHDILSLRGQWQISPQLLLSARIINLTNTAYAQRADYTSFTGDRYFPGKPRNAMLSVSYQW
- a CDS encoding LuxR C-terminal-related transcriptional regulator: MQSDSQQQLTQQDALAQCVQAIKGTSFAQKLVNYIALIVEFDCAVVLACRVNKHPIYLFDSIEKQRELLFQRYLTNSFVNDPFYTELVSKAEEGVFRLADIARYQDELTFKAYQQQFYTHTDWTDELSICTNIGNGRSIVIYLGLLSNNQRFSALQKQQLIAHFNLIKALCSQHWGSQKLLLNQFNSSVTGQLIENALTSFANQQLTQREHQVACLIVQGCDSADIASQLGIALGTVKNHRKRIYAQLNVASLSEFFRLFLNHLMLTK
- the tyrS gene encoding tyrosine--tRNA ligase gives rise to the protein MTAHLLSDIMQRGLVSQVSNIEQLTHKLKTPQVVYCGFDPTAGSLHIGHLVPLIMLKRFMDAGHQGVALIGGATGLIGDPSFKATERSLNTKQTVSQWVTALANQVESVLGPHLNKPLQIKNNADWFSCIDVLDFFRDVGKHFSINTMINRESVKQRLQRPEQGLSFTEFSYSLLQSYDFAKLNSELNCTLQIGGNDQWGNIVSGIDLTRRLNQQTVFGLTLPLITKSDGTKFGKTEGGAIWLDPKKTSPYRFYQFWLNCEDADVYNFLRFYTFLSVKEIEAIEANDKISGQKPQAQRILAEQLTRFVHAEEGLASAQRITELLFNGQVQTLNLNDLAQLEQDGLPVITLTEINITTSALLVLSGLANSKRAARELIAANAVKINGETISADHSQLNLALHQRFWLIQRGKKQFRLIKLN
- a CDS encoding TIGR03643 family protein gives rise to the protein MFNQEQQSRIIEMAWEDRTPFEAIENLYGLNYSQLVNFMREHISSGSFKVWRKRHAGRKTKHLKLRDPAIMRSHCKTQYKQR
- a CDS encoding YoaK family protein; its protein translation is MFTKLPKWVEYGAFTLAFIAGMVNAVGLLGFEQQAISHVSGSVTSLAIELTTNIKAALFLIAIVLSFIFGSALTGLMLSGGSLKLGRHYDTLLFIEGILLLLSAQLLQYSYPYALTLASAACGLQNALATNYSGAVVRTTHLTGIFTDLGLMFGKALKGEAFDNRKCLVFVLIIAGFLAGGVVGVLLFKHYSVLTLVFPGIFCIVLSITYRVYRLSVL
- a CDS encoding endonuclease/exonuclease/phosphatase family protein, with the protein product MLTVLVIVTGLLLLITLLPLSYSQHYLIRSCDFVRLQVCYLASAIVIAALIGMWQSDYITYPLLVTVALVILALQAKWIYPYTWFAKKEVLTAPKSSEHSIRILSANVLMSNRHSEQLINLVDKYQPDLLITLESDSWWQDKLSVLKKNYPYQIQCPKDNRYGMHVFSKFNILDAQICALIEDDIPSIHILFENHQGLKMQGHFIHPAPPSPTEEDSSRPRDSELIMVAKALKDSARPTIVAGDLNDVAWSRSTRLFMQISGFLDPRKGRGFFNTFHANYFFMRWPLDHLFHSKGFSVKRIKRLAKYGSDHFALLTELVFEDANQQSLETKPSEQKQQDIQELAMNKADKRKVPMFEKS